A genomic window from Paenibacillus sp. FSL K6-0276 includes:
- a CDS encoding AAA family ATPase: protein MIKQLRSWWKDTEIPNLIGRKKVDFSIFRDGTHIPVEFHPDFLEANQGQQPSLGEGRKVKLVHEDRNYEATLFKIDQVSAGREALQLRYNGNQTLKNLLIETFSHSYSYIMQERTNQQADDAKRPQVVVPEDQAEYIDFFATGVPFEYRLEFITFKSKPNVWWVNQGTTIQAEKEEGILWAPLVNSQGRKLYHWETMKEVKQGDIILHYSNKAIRYVSQVTDAAVEAPKPGSMANTNWQEDGRLVRTEYVELIPPIMLQQFNQQIMQVNLTQGPLHSGGGVNQGYLFRFSGQGLQVLQSLTAEVTWPDFTILDQDEADSNTESSHEVIPILPPTDSTITTLLHQIQSHILRKGFFFPEHLIENFYLSLKTKPFVILAGISGTGKTRLVKLFAEALGATGNNGQFTLIPVRPDWSDPADLLGYKDLSGRFKPGPLTEVLVEARKPENQHKPYFICMDEMNLARVEHYFSDLLSVLETQDWQEGKIQTQDLISSTMLDTSEDQVKFGSLGIPENVFLIGTVNMDETTHPFSKKVLDRANTLEFNYINLQQYPDFNEQVETSDSSDAAELNHLFLRSDYLQLVDAYDTNKELVVRTTERLVKINALLEDIHAHVGFRVRDAICFYMIYNERYKLMSEEEAFDWQLLQKILPRIQGSHSSVRRVLLNLMKGALGTGSGVTIDFPAFMDDATPLYMRWAAGQTPPTAKHPQSARKLAFMLRRLEEDGFTSYWLS from the coding sequence ATGATCAAACAACTACGAAGCTGGTGGAAGGATACAGAGATCCCTAACCTAATTGGTCGGAAAAAGGTGGACTTTTCCATCTTTCGTGATGGCACTCATATTCCAGTTGAGTTTCATCCGGATTTTTTGGAAGCTAACCAAGGTCAACAGCCTAGTTTAGGTGAAGGGCGAAAAGTTAAGCTGGTCCATGAAGATCGGAACTATGAAGCCACATTATTTAAAATTGATCAAGTATCTGCTGGTCGGGAAGCCCTTCAACTCCGCTATAACGGAAATCAAACGTTGAAGAATTTGTTAATTGAAACCTTCTCGCATTCATATTCCTACATTATGCAAGAGAGAACGAACCAACAAGCAGATGATGCGAAGAGACCTCAGGTTGTTGTTCCTGAAGATCAAGCTGAATACATAGATTTCTTTGCCACAGGAGTTCCTTTCGAATACCGTTTAGAGTTTATAACGTTTAAGTCGAAGCCTAATGTTTGGTGGGTGAATCAGGGAACGACTATTCAAGCGGAGAAGGAAGAGGGGATTCTGTGGGCTCCCCTAGTGAATTCGCAAGGCCGAAAGCTATATCATTGGGAGACGATGAAGGAAGTTAAACAAGGAGATATCATCCTCCATTATTCAAATAAAGCTATTCGTTATGTAAGCCAGGTAACAGATGCTGCGGTGGAAGCACCCAAGCCAGGCTCTATGGCCAATACGAACTGGCAAGAGGATGGTCGTTTGGTTCGAACAGAGTATGTGGAACTCATTCCGCCCATTATGCTACAACAGTTTAATCAGCAAATTATGCAAGTGAACTTAACCCAAGGTCCGCTTCATTCTGGAGGCGGAGTTAATCAAGGATATTTGTTTCGCTTTTCAGGACAAGGACTTCAAGTCCTTCAATCGCTAACTGCAGAGGTCACTTGGCCTGATTTTACTATTCTAGATCAAGATGAGGCTGACTCCAATACGGAGAGCTCGCATGAGGTGATTCCTATTTTACCACCGACAGATTCTACGATTACAACATTACTCCACCAAATCCAATCCCACATCCTCCGAAAAGGTTTCTTCTTCCCTGAGCACCTTATTGAGAATTTTTACCTCTCACTAAAGACTAAGCCTTTTGTCATCCTGGCGGGGATATCGGGCACGGGGAAGACTCGGTTGGTGAAGCTGTTTGCAGAGGCTCTTGGTGCAACGGGGAATAACGGCCAGTTTACCTTGATCCCAGTACGGCCGGATTGGAGTGATCCTGCGGATCTGCTGGGGTACAAGGATCTTTCGGGCAGGTTCAAACCGGGTCCGCTCACAGAAGTATTAGTAGAGGCGCGGAAGCCGGAGAATCAGCATAAGCCCTATTTTATCTGCATGGATGAGATGAACCTGGCGCGGGTAGAGCATTATTTCAGTGACCTGTTAAGTGTGCTGGAAACGCAGGACTGGCAGGAGGGGAAGATCCAGACACAGGATCTCATATCTTCTACCATGCTGGATACGTCTGAGGATCAAGTGAAGTTTGGCAGCCTGGGTATCCCGGAGAATGTGTTCCTAATCGGGACTGTGAACATGGACGAAACGACACATCCTTTTAGCAAAAAGGTACTGGACCGAGCCAATACCTTAGAGTTCAATTACATTAATCTGCAACAGTATCCGGATTTCAATGAGCAGGTAGAGACCAGTGATAGCTCTGACGCTGCCGAACTGAATCATCTTTTTCTGCGCTCCGATTATTTGCAGCTAGTGGATGCCTATGATACCAACAAAGAGCTTGTTGTCCGGACGACAGAGAGATTGGTTAAGATCAATGCTTTGCTTGAGGATATCCACGCTCATGTAGGTTTTCGGGTGCGGGATGCGATTTGCTTCTATATGATCTATAACGAACGGTACAAGCTGATGAGTGAGGAAGAAGCTTTTGACTGGCAACTGCTGCAAAAGATACTGCCGCGCATTCAAGGGAGCCATTCTTCGGTTCGCCGGGTATTATTGAACTTAATGAAAGGGGCTCTTGGTACCGGATCTGGTGTGACGATAGACTTCCCAGCTTTTATGGATGATGCTACTCCGCTGTATATGAGATGGGCTGCTGGACAAACTCCCCCTACGGCCAAACATCCACAAAGTGCGCGTAAATTGGCTTTTATGCTTAGGAGGCTGGAGGAAGATGGATTCACCTCATACTGGCTCTCTTAA